Proteins co-encoded in one Methanomicrobia archaeon genomic window:
- a CDS encoding tRNA pseudouridine(54/55) synthase Pus10: MASKDADAEQGLETEELLESAQKIAREGPICDHCLGRQFAKIASGLSNERRGAILRAALEERGEGPEEGKCWVCNGLFEKLDVWGLQASETLKDYEFESFLVGTRVSGLLLENEDLLWEIAGAVHAEPLKAELNREVGKRIERETGKRAEFDAPELVVVLNLQTESVEVQSNAIFVYGRYLKFERGIPQTRWFCRACRGKGCERCNFTGKMYPESVEELISGSLLELFHGEEMVLHGCGREDIDACMLGSGRPFVLELKEPQRRYVDLRAAEEIVNAENAGKIKVFDLQYVKKGLVAALKNAKAEKTYQATVEFKTPEMIDEIAVKNALDTLSGAMIEQRTPTRVAHRRADLVRERKVATTRLVSFTAEARRAVIEVKCDAGLYVKELVSGDAGRTKPSLSALLGMEAEVTDLDVIDVDLNIPVPDYNL, translated from the coding sequence ATGGCGAGCAAAGATGCCGATGCAGAGCAGGGATTAGAAACTGAGGAGCTACTGGAGAGCGCGCAGAAGATAGCACGAGAGGGGCCTATCTGTGACCACTGCCTTGGCAGGCAGTTCGCAAAGATTGCTTCTGGGCTTTCAAACGAGCGACGCGGGGCAATACTTAGGGCTGCCCTGGAAGAACGCGGGGAGGGACCCGAAGAGGGTAAATGCTGGGTCTGTAACGGTCTGTTTGAGAAGCTTGATGTGTGGGGGTTACAAGCATCGGAAACGCTGAAGGATTATGAGTTTGAGTCCTTTTTGGTGGGCACAAGGGTCAGCGGGCTGCTGCTGGAGAACGAGGATCTGCTGTGGGAGATCGCGGGTGCCGTGCATGCCGAGCCGTTGAAAGCCGAGCTGAATCGAGAGGTAGGAAAGCGAATCGAGCGAGAGACGGGAAAACGGGCCGAGTTTGACGCGCCGGAGCTCGTTGTCGTGCTCAATCTCCAGACGGAATCGGTCGAGGTGCAGTCGAACGCGATTTTTGTCTACGGGCGATACTTGAAGTTCGAGCGTGGCATACCACAGACGAGATGGTTCTGCAGGGCGTGCCGGGGCAAAGGTTGCGAGCGGTGCAATTTCACGGGCAAGATGTATCCGGAATCCGTCGAGGAACTGATAAGCGGCTCGCTATTAGAACTGTTTCACGGCGAAGAGATGGTGCTGCACGGATGCGGACGGGAGGATATCGATGCCTGTATGCTTGGGTCGGGCCGTCCGTTTGTGCTGGAGCTAAAAGAGCCACAGCGGCGGTACGTAGACTTGCGAGCTGCTGAGGAGATCGTGAATGCCGAGAACGCAGGCAAAATAAAAGTGTTTGATCTTCAGTACGTGAAAAAGGGGCTGGTAGCAGCGTTAAAGAACGCGAAAGCCGAGAAGACTTACCAGGCCACCGTGGAGTTCAAAACGCCTGAGATGATCGATGAAATCGCAGTGAAAAATGCGCTCGATACGTTATCTGGTGCGATGATCGAGCAGCGGACGCCAACGCGCGTCGCACATAGAAGAGCAGATTTGGTGAGGGAGAGAAAGGTGGCTACCACACGTTTGGTCTCTTTTACCGCAGAAGCGCGTCGTGCCGTTATAGAGGTGAAATGCGATGCCGGCTTATACGTAAAGGAACTCGTATCAGGTGATGCAGGAAGAACAAAGCCGAGTTTAAGTGCATTGCTCGGAATGGAAGCGGAAGTGACGGACCTGGACGTAATCGATGTCGATTTGAACATACCTGTGCCGGATTACAACTTATAA